In the Elizabethkingia bruuniana genome, GAAGAAGGACAATCAGGTATTATATCTCAGGAATATAAAAAGAAACTGGATCTTCTGATTAAAATTGCTATAAAAAAATAATTATGGTGTAGTCTGTCGGCTTTTAAATTATTCGGTGATTTCTATAATATTTTTTTCCGGGTCAAGGACTACACTTTCGTAATATCCATCGCCTGTAAGTCTGGGAAAACCAGCGATAGCATATCCGTCCGCCTCAAGCTGTTGGGTTAGCTTATCTACTTTTTCTCTGCTTCCAAGGCTAATAGCAAAATGAATAATTCCCATAGTTTGTTTCTCATAATCATGTGTAGACTTGATAATATCAGGTCTCTGCATCAGTTCTATTCTGCAGTCTCCGTGCGGAAAGCTTAAAAAATAGGATTGGAATTGTTTTACAGGATTGATATATTTTTCGTTAGAAACAGCACTGAAATATTTTTCATAAAAAGATCTAATGGTTTCTAAA is a window encoding:
- a CDS encoding VOC family protein, which codes for MKIEHIALWVEDLETIRSFYEKYFSAVSNEKYINPVKQFQSYFLSFPHGDCRIELMQRPDIIKSTHDYEKQTMGIIHFAISLGSREKVDKLTQQLEADGYAIAGFPRLTGDGYYESVVLDPEKNIIEITE